A genomic region of Nitrospirota bacterium contains the following coding sequences:
- a CDS encoding YcbK family protein — protein sequence MISRRTFIQGLAAVAVLYPYTKAVGSVPSERTLSLYNVHTDESLDVTYFSDGSYDYEALGKINRLMRCHHADEVKPISTGVLDLLCDIKDRLHKDRRIEIISGYRSAAYNEYLRTRSRKVARDSFHMQGLAIDFSVSGLSKNTLSGIAKSFYAGGVGKYREFVHIDVGPVRYW from the coding sequence ATGATATCAAGAAGAACATTTATACAGGGTTTGGCTGCTGTTGCAGTTCTATACCCCTATACAAAGGCAGTTGGAAGCGTTCCCTCCGAAAGAACATTAAGTCTTTATAACGTCCATACGGATGAGAGCCTTGATGTTACGTATTTTTCTGATGGGTCCTATGACTATGAAGCACTCGGAAAAATTAACCGGCTTATGCGGTGTCACCATGCTGATGAGGTAAAGCCGATCAGCACAGGGGTTCTTGACCTGCTCTGCGACATAAAAGACCGGCTTCATAAGGACCGGCGCATCGAAATAATATCAGGATACCGTTCTGCCGCCTATAATGAATATCTGCGGACCAGGAGCAGAAAGGTCGCACGTGACAGTTTTCATATGCAGGGGCTGGCTATCGATTTTTCGGTCAGCGGATTGAGTAAAAATACCCTTTCGGGGATCGCCAAATCTTTTTATGCAGGCGGCGTTGGGAAATATCGGGAATTCGTGCATATTGATGTCGGTCCTGTCAGATACTGGTAA
- a CDS encoding competence/damage-inducible protein A produces MTMINCDQASIRTAGLIIIGNEILSGKTQDQNSFFLATELRALGVSLVRISVIPDDLEMISKEAVLFSESFDLVFTTGGVGPTHDDITMSGVAKAFGVPLIRHPVLERRFHERYGEAVNNAIMKMAEVPEGTEVIEFATNNFPLVVFRNIYIFPGIPRYLQEKFNLVRERFRTSAFFLKRIYLRANEADIAAILNTVVAKNDCVTFGSYPILGNDDYQIIVTAESKIEADLTVALEELIQNLPQNIIVTVT; encoded by the coding sequence ATGACTATGATAAATTGCGATCAGGCGTCTATCAGGACAGCCGGACTGATCATCATAGGCAATGAGATCCTGTCGGGCAAGACTCAGGACCAGAACTCTTTTTTCCTTGCAACAGAACTCCGAGCCCTTGGCGTAAGCCTCGTCCGCATATCCGTAATCCCCGATGACCTTGAGATGATCAGCAAAGAGGCTGTGCTTTTTTCTGAGTCCTTTGATCTCGTCTTTACCACTGGGGGGGTCGGCCCGACCCATGATGACATCACCATGTCAGGCGTTGCAAAGGCCTTCGGTGTACCACTCATACGGCATCCGGTGCTTGAAAGAAGATTCCACGAGCGCTATGGTGAAGCGGTAAACAATGCGATTATGAAAATGGCTGAAGTGCCTGAAGGCACTGAGGTCATCGAATTTGCAACCAACAATTTCCCTCTGGTGGTCTTCCGAAATATCTATATCTTCCCGGGCATTCCCCGCTATCTGCAGGAGAAGTTCAACCTTGTCAGGGAGCGCTTCAGGACATCGGCATTTTTTTTGAAACGGATCTATCTGAGGGCAAATGAAGCCGACATTGCAGCGATTCTTAACACTGTTGTTGCAAAAAATGACTGCGTTACGTTCGGCTCCTATCCCATCCTCGGCAACGACGACTATCAGATCATTGTGACGGCAGAGTCAAAAATAGAGGCTGATCTTACCGTCGCACTCGAAGAACTCATTCAGAACCTCCCCCAAAATATCATTGTAACGGTGACATAG
- a CDS encoding PilZ domain-containing protein, whose product MGQEHRKFKRFATDIMKINGKMMFASTVDIIDISLGGISLQIDRTLKMGSEYMLRIETKDRSISVKGAVIWSTLSGSRKTAEGDVVPLYSVGMRFDDLASEKINTLIKFIESYKAEKDSVELHSLSGLRVNMRFHVVANGKFILTCPEDFSVKKISLGGMLIESENALELDQQWPMEITLPGDSEISFAGRVASCIPIETAETKRFAIGVEFLNMPEENTEKLTGFIGTLS is encoded by the coding sequence ATGGGACAGGAACACAGAAAATTCAAACGATTCGCCACCGATATCATGAAGATCAACGGGAAAATGATGTTTGCAAGTACGGTTGATATTATCGACATCAGTCTTGGCGGTATTTCGCTACAAATCGACCGGACGCTGAAAATGGGCAGTGAATATATGCTCCGGATTGAAACAAAAGACCGGTCCATATCGGTCAAGGGGGCCGTTATCTGGTCTACGCTCAGTGGGAGCAGAAAAACAGCAGAGGGAGACGTTGTACCGCTCTACTCGGTCGGCATGAGATTCGACGATCTCGCCAGTGAAAAAATCAATACCCTTATAAAATTTATTGAGTCATATAAGGCAGAGAAGGATTCCGTAGAGCTCCACAGCCTGAGTGGTCTCAGGGTTAACATGAGATTCCATGTCGTTGCAAACGGCAAATTCATCCTGACTTGTCCGGAAGACTTTTCAGTCAAAAAAATCAGTCTGGGAGGCATGCTCATCGAAAGTGAAAATGCCCTTGAACTCGATCAGCAGTGGCCCATGGAGATAACCCTTCCGGGAGACAGTGAAATCAGTTTTGCAGGCCGGGTAGCCTCTTGCATACCGATTGAAACTGCAGAAACAAAACGGTTTGCTATCGGCGTTGAATTTCTGAATATGCCGGAAGAAAATACCGAAAAACTGACCGGATTTATCGGTACGCTTTCGTAG
- a CDS encoding sigma-54-dependent Fis family transcriptional regulator → MHKIKRSILIVDDDRNFCMSVQEYFKADDTVVSVAHTAAECIAICAKIRVDVLLLDQKLPDAEGYTLCPTILNFNSQTKIVFTTAFPSFDNAVEAVRGGAFDYLSKPFELEELGLAIAQAMRVLGLEKIEQFQNYRSDKEREEHLPVGNSTAIAEIHRLISLAADADAPVLITGETGSGKNIAARSIHYGGQYRHRPFISINCAALPESLIEAELFGHEKGAFTGAVTTKKGMFEMAEGGTIFLDEIGEMPIALQAKLLGVLDDGAYRRLGGTALLQAQVRVIAATSVDLERAIGARTFREDLYYRLGVIKMHLPPLRERIEDIAALCEILISKVAKGRPLRLADGQIEKMMRYNWPGNVRELRNILERAAILQQGTELKPAELLTIRPKKAEQTLRPAEQKSAAGSSSTLTDMEKTHILSAVAEHAGNYSRAARAVGISLSTLKRKLKKYQME, encoded by the coding sequence ATGCATAAAATAAAGAGGAGCATTCTGATCGTTGATGACGACAGAAATTTCTGCATGTCAGTACAGGAATATTTTAAGGCCGATGATACCGTGGTATCTGTCGCGCATACGGCCGCGGAATGTATTGCTATCTGCGCAAAAATACGGGTTGACGTGCTGCTCCTTGATCAGAAATTGCCTGATGCCGAAGGCTATACCCTCTGTCCGACTATCCTGAATTTTAATAGTCAGACAAAGATAGTTTTTACTACTGCCTTCCCGAGCTTTGATAATGCCGTAGAAGCGGTCAGGGGCGGGGCCTTTGACTATCTCTCAAAACCCTTTGAACTTGAAGAGCTTGGGCTTGCCATAGCCCAGGCCATGAGGGTCCTCGGCCTTGAAAAGATTGAGCAGTTTCAGAATTACCGTTCAGACAAGGAACGCGAGGAACATCTGCCTGTTGGAAACAGCACGGCAATTGCAGAAATCCATCGGCTTATCAGCCTTGCTGCCGATGCTGATGCGCCAGTGCTGATCACTGGCGAAACCGGATCAGGGAAAAATATTGCTGCGCGCTCGATCCATTATGGCGGCCAGTACAGGCACAGGCCGTTTATCAGCATCAACTGTGCTGCCCTTCCTGAAAGCCTGATCGAGGCCGAGCTCTTTGGGCATGAAAAAGGTGCATTTACTGGAGCAGTCACAACGAAAAAAGGGATGTTTGAGATGGCAGAGGGAGGAACGATCTTTCTTGATGAAATTGGCGAGATGCCTATAGCACTTCAAGCAAAGCTTCTGGGCGTTCTTGATGACGGGGCATACCGCAGGCTTGGAGGTACGGCACTTCTTCAGGCCCAGGTAAGGGTAATTGCCGCCACGAGTGTTGACCTTGAAAGGGCCATAGGAGCCAGAACATTCAGGGAGGATCTTTATTACCGCCTTGGGGTCATTAAGATGCATCTGCCGCCATTAAGAGAAAGAATAGAAGATATTGCGGCGCTTTGTGAGATTCTGATCTCGAAAGTTGCAAAAGGGAGACCTCTCAGGCTTGCGGACGGTCAGATCGAAAAGATGATGCGGTATAACTGGCCCGGCAATGTGAGGGAACTGAGAAATATTCTCGAGAGAGCAGCTATCCTGCAGCAGGGAACTGAGCTGAAACCGGCTGAGCTTCTTACGATTAGACCGAAAAAGGCAGAACAGACTTTGAGGCCAGCTGAGCAAAAATCTGCAGCAGGTTCGTCTTCAACCCTTACAGACATGGAGAAAACCCATATTCTTTCTGCAGTCGCGGAACATGCAGGCAACTACAGCAGGGCAGCCCGTGCGGTCGGCATATCCCTTTCTACCCTGAAGAGGAAGCTGAAGAAATACCAGATGGAATAG
- a CDS encoding HAMP domain-containing histidine kinase produces the protein MKDFVAAAQMTTCSHRGEGKACPISKTPCLGECIYANILDDISLGIIGFDISKKEVFFQNKLAIEIFRGTIKPKDYDALVSLLLSDIEIPFLSANLVEPRSLRYGNKFIGYTIYLISDTYLWLYVTDITERTRLQAIAEAVNTMDNLGYIFSGIRHELGNPINSIKTTLAVCKKNLPSYSKEAVNELLDRMLSDIGRVEILLKDLKNFSMYENPECREVHVASFMNNLLAMVERDFSTHKIRIKTFFRPDAEYGLFDPRALQHVMLNILVNASDALQDIESPEISISTLRADSRFVIRVRDNGRGIPEEQKKHLFQPFSTTKSHGTGLGLVIVKKMMFKMNGTIEIESAENAGTTVTLSLPADSSANA, from the coding sequence ATGAAAGACTTTGTCGCGGCTGCGCAGATGACTACCTGTTCCCACCGGGGAGAGGGGAAGGCCTGCCCTATCAGCAAAACACCGTGCCTTGGCGAGTGTATCTATGCGAACATTCTTGATGATATCAGCCTGGGCATCATAGGCTTTGATATCTCGAAGAAGGAAGTATTTTTCCAGAATAAGCTGGCCATTGAAATATTCCGGGGCACCATAAAACCGAAGGATTACGATGCACTGGTCTCTCTTCTGCTGTCGGACATCGAAATTCCGTTTCTGTCTGCCAACCTCGTGGAACCGCGCAGCCTTCGATATGGCAACAAGTTTATCGGCTATACTATTTATCTTATTTCGGATACCTACCTCTGGCTGTATGTGACGGACATAACGGAAAGGACCAGACTGCAGGCGATAGCAGAGGCTGTGAACACCATGGATAATCTCGGCTATATTTTTTCCGGCATAAGGCATGAACTGGGCAACCCGATAAACTCTATCAAGACAACACTTGCGGTATGCAAGAAGAATCTTCCAAGCTATTCGAAAGAAGCGGTAAACGAGCTTCTCGACCGGATGCTTTCGGACATCGGCAGGGTTGAAATCCTTTTGAAAGACCTCAAAAACTTCAGCATGTATGAGAACCCTGAATGCCGGGAAGTCCATGTCGCATCCTTTATGAACAATCTTCTGGCCATGGTCGAACGCGACTTCAGCACCCATAAGATCAGGATCAAGACTTTCTTCAGACCTGATGCCGAATATGGCCTGTTCGATCCGCGTGCCTTGCAGCATGTAATGCTGAACATACTGGTCAATGCATCGGATGCGCTCCAGGATATCGAATCGCCAGAGATCAGTATCAGTACGCTCAGGGCAGACAGCAGGTTTGTCATCAGGGTAAGGGACAATGGCCGGGGAATCCCAGAAGAGCAGAAAAAACATCTTTTTCAGCCTTTTTCAACCACAAAAAGCCATGGGACGGGTCTGGGACTGGTGATTGTAAAGAAGATGATGTTTAAGATGAACGGGACGATAGAAATCGAAAGCGCAGAAAATGCCGGGACAACGGTCACCCTGAGTCTGCCTGCAGATAGCAGCGCCAATGCATAA
- the murA gene encoding UDP-N-acetylglucosamine 1-carboxyvinyltransferase — protein sequence MDKLVIRGGKRLKGTVTISGSKNAALPIMAATLLAPGEHILRNVPHLRDVSTMGRLIANLGAGFHLEKNKAILDCSKISHFEAPYDLVSTMRASVLVLGPLVARLGKAKVSLPGGCAIGARPIDLHLMGLEKMGAVITLDSGYVIAKAKKLKGAHIYFDIPTVTGTENLMMAATLAEGRTFLENAAREPEVVDLADALISMGAKIKGAGESLIEIEGVRKLKPLRHTVIPDRIETGTFMAVAGITGGDITIKNCRPDHLDAVINKLTDTGIVFSPVSKGIRAIGPQRLKAVSTTTMRYPGFPTDMQAQLMAMMCMAEGASVISEKIFENRFMHVAELKRMGADISIEGGIATIRGAKKIKGAPLMATDLRASASLIVAALAAEGETTIKRIYHLDRGYERIEEKLKKIGAEITREKE from the coding sequence CTGGACAAACTTGTTATTAGAGGCGGCAAAAGACTGAAAGGAACTGTTACGATCAGTGGATCGAAGAACGCTGCGCTTCCGATCATGGCTGCAACCCTCCTTGCACCCGGCGAACATATACTCCGGAATGTCCCGCATCTCAGGGATGTATCTACCATGGGCCGCCTCATTGCAAACCTAGGGGCAGGTTTTCACCTCGAAAAGAACAAGGCAATTCTTGACTGCTCAAAAATATCGCATTTTGAAGCTCCCTATGACCTGGTCAGCACCATGCGTGCATCTGTTCTTGTCTTAGGTCCGCTTGTCGCCCGCCTTGGCAAGGCAAAAGTGTCACTTCCCGGCGGATGCGCAATCGGTGCACGCCCCATAGACCTGCACCTGATGGGGCTTGAAAAGATGGGGGCGGTCATAACGCTTGATTCAGGGTATGTGATTGCAAAGGCAAAGAAACTGAAAGGTGCGCACATTTATTTTGATATCCCGACCGTGACCGGTACCGAGAATTTGATGATGGCCGCAACGCTGGCAGAGGGCAGGACTTTTTTAGAGAACGCTGCACGCGAGCCTGAGGTGGTTGACCTTGCAGATGCCCTTATTTCGATGGGAGCGAAGATAAAAGGTGCGGGGGAGAGTCTCATCGAGATCGAGGGGGTCAGGAAACTGAAGCCTCTCAGGCATACGGTCATACCGGACAGGATAGAGACAGGCACGTTTATGGCGGTAGCAGGCATAACCGGAGGCGATATTACGATTAAAAACTGCAGGCCTGATCATCTCGATGCGGTGATCAACAAACTGACGGATACCGGGATTGTCTTTAGCCCGGTGAGCAAGGGTATCAGGGCGATCGGGCCGCAAAGGCTGAAGGCTGTGAGCACAACAACCATGCGCTATCCTGGGTTCCCGACTGACATGCAGGCCCAGCTCATGGCTATGATGTGTATGGCCGAAGGCGCAAGCGTGATATCCGAGAAGATATTTGAAAACCGGTTCATGCACGTTGCAGAACTCAAAAGGATGGGTGCTGATATCTCGATCGAAGGCGGTATTGCAACGATCAGAGGCGCAAAGAAGATAAAGGGCGCTCCGCTCATGGCAACTGATTTGAGGGCTAGTGCATCGCTTATTGTGGCTGCTCTTGCGGCAGAGGGAGAGACGACCATAAAGAGGATATATCACCTTGACAGGGGATACGAAAGGATCGAAGAAAAATTAAAGAAAATCGGGGCAGAGATTACCCGAGAAAAAGAATAA
- a CDS encoding type II toxin-antitoxin system HicB family antitoxin encodes MREFIIYQNDDNTWIAEAKELPGFYMKGKTEKEALEKIQTALKIYYPCRCDD; translated from the coding sequence ATGAGAGAATTTATCATCTACCAAAACGATGACAACACATGGATTGCCGAGGCAAAAGAACTCCCTGGTTTTTATATGAAGGGCAAGACCGAAAAAGAAGCTCTCGAAAAGATCCAGACCGCATTGAAGATCTACTATCCCTGCAGGTGCGACGACTGA
- a CDS encoding lytic transglycosylase domain-containing protein, which yields MLTAMTEKSVDAQTKRILLMPFVFLIIVAMIGLAAAYTVIIPGELAHTLSFSSLRTGSDEAAKKRVLDWMAENSAVPEQVLAKIYNAAAVTGNRDLILAICLVESNFNPNAESDKGAIGLMGIMPGVWVKELKEQGIIRERDDLYNISGNIAAGAHVLATYMSETSDLRLALIRYVGGASWYATKVLQAQKQIRLAQNADQSLPFSSLRN from the coding sequence ATGTTAACAGCTATGACAGAGAAGTCGGTGGATGCACAAACTAAGCGGATATTGCTGATGCCATTTGTTTTTTTGATTATTGTTGCGATGATAGGCCTTGCAGCTGCATATACGGTAATTATACCGGGAGAATTGGCTCACACGCTCTCTTTTTCATCTCTCCGCACAGGCAGTGACGAGGCTGCAAAAAAGAGGGTTCTGGACTGGATGGCAGAGAACTCTGCCGTACCAGAGCAGGTATTAGCAAAAATCTACAACGCGGCCGCAGTTACCGGCAACAGGGACCTGATCCTCGCCATCTGTCTCGTGGAGTCCAACTTTAACCCCAATGCAGAAAGCGATAAGGGTGCAATCGGCCTTATGGGGATAATGCCGGGCGTATGGGTAAAAGAACTGAAGGAGCAAGGCATCATACGGGAGAGAGACGACCTTTACAATATATCGGGCAATATCGCAGCCGGTGCCCATGTGCTTGCAACGTATATGTCGGAAACAAGCGATCTCAGGCTGGCGCTGATCCGTTACGTGGGGGGCGCTTCCTGGTATGCGACCAAGGTTTTGCAGGCGCAAAAACAGATCAGGCTGGCACAAAACGCAGACCAAAGCCTCCCTTTTTCTTCCCTTCGGAATTAA
- a CDS encoding 4Fe-4S binding protein codes for MGKIERAYVRHLRYTVQWGIILFLLYAGYRFFVFTDHFLAMEALPAGGAEEVLKNRFPAVEGFLPIGALMGLKLWIMEGVFDRIHPAGLVIFASAIAMALVLKKGFCGWICPVGALSDSVWRLGKKIFGRNFSVPRYADYVLRSVKYLLMAFFIYVIISKMPAPAILHFLENDYYKIADVKMLFFFTEMTRTTTISLSLLFVFSLFYRNFWCRYLCPYGALLGLLSILSPLKIRRDEEACIHCRKCTENCPSLLPVETLKQVRSPECTGCLTCVSHCPAKGALDIALPRRNAWHPLLFVCLIIALFFGSITIAKLTGRWESSVSYQDYRRIIPQTGHLDHP; via the coding sequence ATGGGAAAGATCGAACGGGCCTACGTGCGGCATCTGCGCTACACGGTGCAGTGGGGAATAATTCTCTTTCTGCTCTATGCAGGCTATCGCTTTTTTGTCTTCACTGACCATTTCCTTGCTATGGAAGCGCTGCCGGCAGGAGGCGCAGAAGAGGTATTAAAGAACCGCTTCCCCGCAGTTGAAGGTTTTCTTCCTATTGGCGCGCTTATGGGCCTTAAGCTCTGGATCATGGAAGGCGTATTCGACCGTATCCATCCTGCAGGACTTGTCATCTTTGCCTCAGCCATTGCCATGGCCCTTGTTCTGAAAAAAGGGTTCTGCGGATGGATATGTCCTGTGGGTGCTCTTTCTGACAGCGTCTGGAGACTCGGTAAAAAGATCTTTGGCAGGAATTTTTCTGTTCCTCGATATGCAGACTATGTCCTAAGGTCCGTAAAATACCTTCTCATGGCGTTCTTTATCTATGTGATTATTAGTAAGATGCCTGCGCCCGCGATCTTGCATTTCCTTGAGAACGACTACTACAAAATAGCAGATGTGAAGATGCTCTTCTTTTTCACAGAGATGACAAGAACGACAACGATCTCCCTGTCTCTGCTCTTTGTCTTTTCTCTGTTTTACCGGAACTTCTGGTGCAGATACCTTTGCCCCTATGGGGCACTTCTCGGATTGCTGAGTATACTGAGCCCGCTCAAGATCAGGAGGGATGAAGAGGCATGCATTCATTGCAGGAAGTGCACGGAAAACTGTCCGTCTCTTTTGCCGGTGGAGACGCTGAAGCAGGTGAGATCTCCGGAATGCACCGGATGCCTGACCTGCGTAAGCCATTGTCCGGCTAAAGGCGCGCTTGATATTGCTCTGCCAAGGAGGAATGCGTGGCATCCACTTCTGTTTGTCTGCCTGATCATCGCTCTTTTTTTTGGGAGTATTACGATTGCCAAGCTGACAGGCAGATGGGAATCCTCAGTCTCTTATCAGGATTACAGACGGATCATTCCTCAGACCGGCCACCTTGATCACCCGTAA
- a CDS encoding ACT domain-containing protein — protein sequence MAKAAKNVTPKNVKKAAAKPPVTVSAVPAFTARPAKEITATFLDSTGLTAKVAAALAAENVNILAGTGYSASGMSRKATFTLIVDDLVKAEKALDKIGADDIQESSVILVEMANKVGALERISEIIADAGINIYYFYSTTSSGKTATCVIKTADDKKTIKVLHAA from the coding sequence ATGGCTAAAGCAGCGAAGAACGTGACTCCAAAGAATGTCAAGAAAGCCGCAGCAAAGCCACCAGTGACAGTGTCGGCAGTTCCGGCATTTACAGCCAGGCCCGCAAAAGAGATAACGGCTACGTTTCTGGACAGTACCGGATTGACGGCAAAAGTGGCAGCCGCGCTTGCAGCGGAGAATGTCAACATACTGGCCGGCACCGGCTATTCGGCCAGCGGCATGAGCCGTAAAGCTACCTTTACTCTGATCGTTGACGACCTTGTAAAGGCAGAGAAGGCCCTCGACAAGATCGGCGCTGATGACATACAGGAGTCGTCGGTTATCCTGGTGGAAATGGCAAACAAGGTTGGAGCGCTTGAGAGGATATCAGAGATCATCGCGGATGCCGGCATTAATATCTACTATTTTTATTCCACTACCAGCTCCGGGAAGACGGCGACCTGCGTGATCAAGACGGCAGACGACAAAAAGACCATCAAGGTTCTTCACGCAGCCTAA
- a CDS encoding putative manganese-dependent inorganic diphosphatase: MTPQDTKIVYVIGHKNPDTDSVCSAIGYSHFKNITDKRFLFTPVRAGKINEETKFVLERFKVPVPTEMESIAATVNDLSMKKPIAVREQDSVHELALLMKNSGVRALPVVDDSQRVSGIVGLKDIASHYMESAGFSDLSHAPISLDILIKTLGGRVICNATRVQLLTGRIHTASMQKGTILNRIRPGDVVIIGDQQDIQLDLITSGCSALIVTDGMPIGSDVAAAAQEHGTLLISSPHQAYATVQLMTMSEPVASIMCSRTSEVGLSTPISELRKKVLESEYRSAVAIDGDRRLIGFITRTDLLNPVRKRAILVDHNEVSQAVDNIDEAEILEIIDHHRVGDISTVAPIYVYNDPVGSTCTVVSGMMFLWQVKIPKEIAGVLLSGILSDTLLLTLSTTTERDCQAAARLAEIAGISLKEYGKELLHASINIEGKTTAQLIAADFKEFLVGGKKLGVSQMMVLDCEEIDWIEQDLLNELEHIRSAGGYDLTVLLITNPLLASYERVLLKGEIWIVEKAFHVKVEDGKCILPRVMSRKKDFIPALGQALSMGR, encoded by the coding sequence ATGACACCACAGGATACGAAGATCGTTTATGTTATCGGACATAAGAACCCGGACACTGATTCCGTCTGCTCCGCAATAGGCTATTCACACTTCAAGAATATAACAGACAAACGGTTTCTCTTTACCCCTGTCCGTGCCGGCAAGATCAATGAGGAGACGAAGTTCGTTCTCGAGCGGTTCAAGGTACCGGTGCCGACTGAAATGGAGAGTATTGCCGCAACGGTAAACGACCTTTCGATGAAAAAGCCGATTGCGGTTCGTGAACAGGACTCCGTGCACGAACTGGCACTGCTGATGAAGAACAGCGGCGTCCGGGCGCTCCCCGTCGTTGATGACAGCCAAAGGGTTTCAGGCATCGTCGGTCTCAAGGACATTGCAAGCCATTACATGGAGAGTGCCGGTTTTTCTGACTTATCCCATGCACCCATTAGCCTCGATATACTTATCAAGACCCTTGGTGGCCGGGTTATCTGTAATGCAACGCGAGTACAGCTGCTCACCGGGAGGATCCATACGGCGTCGATGCAGAAAGGTACGATTCTGAACAGAATACGTCCCGGAGACGTCGTCATTATCGGCGACCAGCAGGATATCCAGCTCGATCTTATCACCTCGGGCTGTTCAGCGCTGATTGTTACCGACGGCATGCCGATCGGAAGTGACGTGGCAGCTGCAGCGCAGGAGCACGGCACGTTGCTGATATCGTCACCCCATCAGGCATATGCGACGGTGCAGCTTATGACCATGTCCGAGCCTGTTGCATCTATTATGTGCTCGCGCACATCTGAGGTCGGCCTCTCTACACCGATATCTGAACTCAGGAAAAAGGTGCTCGAATCAGAATACCGCTCTGCAGTGGCCATAGACGGGGACCGCCGCCTGATCGGGTTTATCACGCGAACGGATCTCCTCAACCCTGTGCGGAAAAGGGCGATCCTTGTTGACCATAATGAGGTATCACAGGCTGTCGACAATATTGACGAGGCAGAGATCCTTGAGATCATCGACCATCACCGTGTCGGAGATATTTCGACCGTGGCGCCTATCTATGTCTATAACGACCCGGTCGGCAGTACATGCACGGTCGTTTCTGGCATGATGTTTCTCTGGCAGGTGAAGATACCGAAGGAGATCGCAGGGGTGCTCCTTTCCGGCATCCTCTCAGACACACTTTTACTCACACTGTCGACTACGACTGAACGCGATTGCCAGGCAGCGGCCCGGCTGGCAGAGATCGCCGGCATATCGCTTAAGGAGTATGGCAAGGAGCTCCTTCATGCCAGCATTAATATAGAGGGGAAGACAACAGCGCAATTGATTGCAGCAGACTTTAAGGAATTTCTTGTCGGCGGGAAAAAATTAGGGGTTAGCCAGATGATGGTGTTGGACTGTGAAGAAATAGACTGGATAGAACAGGACCTGCTGAACGAGCTGGAGCATATAAGATCTGCTGGTGGCTATGACCTTACCGTGCTCCTTATCACAAATCCGCTTCTTGCGTCCTATGAGCGGGTTCTTCTCAAAGGCGAGATATGGATTGTCGAGAAGGCCTTTCATGTAAAGGTCGAAGACGGCAAATGTATACTGCCGCGCGTAATGTCGAGAAAAAAAGATTTCATTCCGGCACTCGGTCAGGCGCTGAGCATGGGGAGATAA